TTCTCCAAAACCAAGCGTGACCGCGCGGGCGTGCAGATCGTCGAGCGTCACGTCGTCCAGTTGCCGGAGCGCGCTCTCTTCCGCTTCAGCGATGATCGGCTCCAGCACCGCCGAGAGCAGCGGCGGCGCCACGTCCGGCGCCTCCTCTTCAGCGCGCAAGGCGACGCGAACGATTTCGCCGACGCAGAGACGGCGCCTCTCGCGCGCCAGCGCATAGCCCCCCGCTGGCCCTCTTACGCTTTTGAGAATCCCCGCTCTCACCAAGGCCTGCAGGACCGTCTCCAATCGTCGCGGGGGAAGATCGTGACGCGCGGCGAGCTGTTTTGACGACACCGGCCGACCGCGCGCATGAAGCGCCACGTCGAGCGTCGCCATGAGCGCGAAGCGAGCGGTGCGCGGCAGGAGCTTCATCACGCGCCTTCTCCGGTCAGTCCCGTCGACCCGAAGCCGCCAGCGCCGCGCGTCGTCGCATCGAGATCGTCGACCACCTCAAGCGTCACATGCGTCACCGGCGCGATCACGAGCTGGGCGATGCGCATGCCGCGAACGATCTCGAAAGGCTGCCCCCCAAGATTGATCAGCAGCGTCTTGATCTCGCCGCGATAGTCGCTGTCGATGGTGCCCGGGGCGTTGAGCACGGTGACTCCGTGCTCAGCTGCAAGGCCCGATCGCGGGCGAACCTGTCCCTCATAGCCTTGAGGCAGAGCGATCGAGAGCCCTGTGGGGATGAGATCGCGGGCGCCAGGCTCCAGC
This window of the Methylocystis hirsuta genome carries:
- a CDS encoding RrF2 family transcriptional regulator — encoded protein: MKLLPRTARFALMATLDVALHARGRPVSSKQLAARHDLPPRRLETVLQALVRAGILKSVRGPAGGYALARERRRLCVGEIVRVALRAEEEAPDVAPPLLSAVLEPIIAEAEESALRQLDDVTLDDLHARAVTLGFGERADASGDFEI
- the dut gene encoding dUTP diphosphatase, which translates into the protein MKVAIRRLPNADGLPSPAYASEGAAGLDLHAALAPGQKLVLEPGARDLIPTGLSIALPQGYEGQVRPRSGLAAEHGVTVLNAPGTIDSDYRGEIKTLLINLGGQPFEIVRGMRIAQLVIAPVTHVTLEVVDDLDATTRGAGGFGSTGLTGEGA